One window of Leucoraja erinacea ecotype New England chromosome 14, Leri_hhj_1, whole genome shotgun sequence genomic DNA carries:
- the LOC129703600 gene encoding uncharacterized protein LOC129703600: protein MRIKNYEELKRVGFPAGRCFCGKGHLFGIWTLRLLTLCGTGTPAPPDTVIDAVVGQDVQFPADNPCEDRYEVTFQILSPFVAQLASTGTDTPETRHPVYADRLHWDASGSLVLSNVQVNDSERYELQIDCYSTKRTEPSEKTFDLHVFESVSKPVITASGCNSTPTVNLSCSVTNGTKVTFCWEMFSLSKGLNETCHGPELVINHGREQELDTFRCTAKNRVSNASRQQTITELCYGNDYAQ from the exons ATGAGGATAAAGAACTACGAAGAACTGAAAAGAGTTGGTTTTCCTGCCGGGCGCTGTTTTTGTGGGAAGGGTCACCTTTTTGGAATCTGGA CGCTCCGCTTACTGACCCTCTGCGGCACAGGGACCCCAGCCCCACCCGATACCGTCATTGATGCCGTCGTTGGACAGGATGTTCAGTTCCCTGCGGATAACCCGTGTGAAGATCGATATGAAGTGACATTTCAGATACTATCACCGTTTGTTGCTCAACTAGCTTCTACGGGAACGGACACACCCGAAACCCGACACCCAGTGTACGCTGACAGACTGCATTGGGACGCGAGTGGATCCCTGGTGCTGTCCAATGTGCAGGTCAATGACAGTGAAAGATATGAACTACAAATCGACTGCTACAGCACAAAACGAACAGAGCCAAGTGAAAAGACCTTCGATTTGCATGTGTTTG AATCAGTTTCAAAGCCAGTGATAACAGCAAGTGGGTGTAATTCAACTCCAACTGTTAATCTAAGCTGCTCCGTCACCAATGGAACAAAAGTTACCTTCTGCTGGGAAATGTTCTCCTTGTCCAAAGGCCTCAACGAAACTTGCCATGGGCCAGAACTGGTGATAAACCACGGTAGAGAACAGGAACTGGATACATTCAGGTGCACGGCAAAGAACAGAGTCAGTAATGCAAGCAGACAACAAACAATCACGGAGCTGTGTTATGGAAATGACTATGCAC AGTAA